The Deltaproteobacteria bacterium genome has a window encoding:
- a CDS encoding type II toxin-antitoxin system HicA family toxin, translating to MSSRLPRLTAKELIRFLKGHGFEPFDSKGSHQHFVHPITKQKVTVPVHSGKIIGPGLLKAILKQAGLEWK from the coding sequence TTGAGCTCACGTCTTCCTCGCCTTACGGCCAAGGAATTAATCCGATTCTTGAAAGGTCATGGTTTTGAACCTTTCGACTCCAAGGGATCTCATCAACATTTTGTCCACCCAATAACGAAACAAAAGGTTACCGTGCCTGTCCATTCAGGAAAAATCATCGGCCCTGGCCTTCTGAAGGCAATACTCAAACAGGCTGGCCTTGAGTGGAAATAG
- a CDS encoding 4-hydroxy-tetrahydrodipicolinate synthase: protein MKHPFQGSIVAIVTPFKDGKVDEKALRALIDWQIAEGTDAIVPCGSTGEAATLSYEEHDRVIQITIEQVAGRVKVLAGTGSNATAEAIQITKNAEKLGADGSLQVAPYYNKPTQEGLYRHFKAIAESVALPILLYNVPGRTAVNILPETVARLAKIPNIIGIKEACGNLEQIKKVVDLCGPEFAVLSGEDAQNYDILALGGCGSISVTANIVPSRMAKMWDLFASGKKNEAKKVHEELMPLHAAVFFETNPVPVKTSLALMGKCREEFRLPLCEISQENRERLIKVLKEYHLI from the coding sequence ATGAAACATCCCTTTCAAGGCTCGATCGTCGCCATCGTCACCCCATTTAAGGACGGCAAGGTCGATGAAAAGGCATTACGCGCCCTGATCGATTGGCAGATTGCGGAGGGGACCGATGCAATCGTTCCGTGTGGCTCTACCGGTGAGGCGGCGACTCTCTCCTACGAGGAGCATGACCGTGTGATCCAGATCACGATCGAACAGGTTGCCGGCAGGGTCAAGGTATTGGCAGGGACCGGCTCGAACGCCACCGCCGAGGCGATCCAGATCACGAAAAATGCCGAGAAACTAGGGGCCGATGGGTCGCTTCAGGTCGCACCTTACTATAACAAACCGACCCAGGAGGGGCTCTATCGACACTTCAAGGCGATTGCCGAGTCGGTCGCCCTCCCGATCCTCCTTTATAATGTCCCTGGCCGAACGGCAGTCAACATCCTGCCGGAAACAGTCGCCCGTCTTGCGAAGATACCGAACATCATCGGAATCAAGGAGGCGTGCGGAAATCTCGAACAGATCAAAAAAGTCGTCGATCTTTGTGGGCCAGAATTTGCCGTCCTCTCCGGAGAGGATGCCCAAAATTATGACATTCTGGCACTCGGTGGTTGCGGATCGATCTCCGTCACGGCGAATATTGTCCCCTCACGAATGGCGAAGATGTGGGATCTTTTTGCCTCTGGGAAAAAGAACGAGGCGAAGAAGGTCCATGAAGAACTGATGCCGCTCCATGCCGCGGTCTTTTTCGAAACAAATCCAGTCCCGGTCAAGACCTCCCTCGCCTTGATGGGAAAATGTCGTGAAGAGTTTCGACTCCCGCTCTGTGAGATATCACAAGAAAATCGGGAGCGTCTCATCAAGGTCCTGAAGGAATACCACCTGATCTGA